Within Suricata suricatta isolate VVHF042 chromosome 12, meerkat_22Aug2017_6uvM2_HiC, whole genome shotgun sequence, the genomic segment GGGGTCTGACGGGACGAGGGGGAGTGTCTCCCTCCCGGATGGCCAACGCCCCGGGCATCATACCCCCGGGGGCTGTGCGTCCACCTGTGACCCTGGAGGGGCCTGGCTGGCGGGCACCGTCACCCCGGCTCACCGGCCAGGAACTGGCCACCGATGGGCTTCTGGACTCGCCCGCTCGGTCTCTGGCCCTGGAGGCCAACTCTCCCCGCCGCCTCACCCCCAAGGGCCCCGTGGCCCCAGCCAGCTACGCCACCTACGTGTCGTCCGACTCGATGGCCTCCCCGCGCGCGGCCCCGCCCTGGATGGACTCCATGGCCGTGGAGTAGAGGGCCTTCTGGCCCAGCGGCCGCTTCTCGTCGGCGGTGCTCTGGGCGCCCTCGGCCTGGCGCTCCCGCTCCTGCTGGTCGATGTTGTGCACGCCCAGCAGCAGGCTGTAGTCCATGATCTTGAAGCTTTCCAGCacctgccggggggggggggggcggggggtcagcTGGTCACGCTCCGGGTCCCCATTCCCAGACGCGGCCCACGCGGCCCCAAgctgcgtcagggtctgtgcccATGCAGTCCCCACTGGCACATGGGGGCCTCTCCtgacccccatttcacagacggcCAGGAGACCAAGGGATCGGGTGGCATGGGGCCAGGCCAGGGGGTGGGCAACGGGACCTGGGGTGTGGCATCGAGAGGGCGGCCAGGGTGTTTCTGGAAAGCCGGCACGCAGCACCCGCTCCTGGCCCCGAGGCCTCTGACACCTGGGGTCAGGGAGGCCCGGGGGTCCTCGGGGGAGGCCTGGGAGCCAGGGGTGGTGGGCcttggggcctggggcagggatgCGTCCCCACGGGCCTCCGCTGCCTCATCTCTAGAGGAGGCGGCTCGGGACCCCCCAGGACACAGGGGGTGGAGACTGTGCGGACACGCAGGGGCAAGGCGGGCCGTGGGCCTGGGGCTCATGCCACGCTCGCTTCTACCAGCGTCCCTGTCCCACAGGCGGGACGCCTGAGGCCCGGAGACGCGAGGGACCCTGGCCCCTCACCAGGCAGTCCCGCTGCAGCGTCTTGACGAGGGCGGAGAAGGTGTCCGCGTCCAGCAGGAGCCCCTCGGGCATGTCCTGGATGAAGTCCAGGTCCTTGTAGGTGGGAatgctcttctccttctccttcttgctGGCCCGCCGCTTGTACGTGGAGCCCTTGAGGTCGAACTTGAGGTGCATCTTGACGACCCGCGGCAGGACATTGTTCATGACCACCACGCGGATGTTCTTGCCGCCCGACTGCACGCAGTACAGCCCGTAGAACTTGGGCAGCAGCGTCCGCGGGTTCTGGTTGAGgttctggggggaggaggggggagggggctggaggagagcgGCTGCGGCCACCGTTGCCAGCACGCTCTGCGCAGCGTCacccccaggaagccctccctgaccacccccTGCCCGGGCCGGCCCCACGCTCTGTGCTCCCAGCGTCCTGACGGGAGCCAGGTCCCAGCAGACAAGGTGCCCCGGGTGTCGGGGCCCGGCTCCCCTCCAGGTCAGACCCCGGCGCCCCACGCCCTGGCCTGGGGGGACACAGGGTCACGCCTTCCAGGGACGGTCCGGGGGGTCGGCAAACTCTGGGTACGGGGCCAAGTTCCACCACCCACTTGTTCTCACGTGGTCAGTGGTAAGCTGTGAACAGCTTTATGTTATCAAAAagttgggggaaagaaaggaaaacagcattttgtgacatgtgaaaaCAGCATGAACTTGACATTTAGCTGTAAGTGAACTTTTCCAGGCACAGGAAGCCTGCCCTTCACTCAGGGTCCATGGTGGCTTCCCTGTGGCGACAGCAGGGCTGAGGAAGGGCTGCCGGGCTCACAAGCCACAGCGTTTTCCGGGCGGTTCTCTACAGAACACTGGCCAAGCCTgggctgtgggggcagggccaCCTGAGCATCACCCACTACGGGAGAGAGCCGCCCCGGGCGGAGAGGGCCCGCAGCCCCAGCAGAGCGGCCCAGAAAGGCCCGTCCGCACCCCCTGCCAGGTGCCCGGCCGGCTCAGCGCGAGCCCACTCCCCGTCCCCTGCCGCGGAGGCCTCCACCCCCGCCCACTCTGTGAGTCACAGGGAACGGGAGGTGCCCGGGCAGCTGGTCCTCTGGGACATGCCAGGTGCTGGTCCGGCCTCCCTCCCCCACGCCTGAGTCACCAGCCACCAAGACACGAGCCATCAGCCATGATTTCTGGGATCTGTGACTCAGGGATGccggtgggggcaggggatggggagcAAAGCCtgggccccccagccccgcccccactccctccATCCTGGGGAAGGCCAGGAGGGCCTAGATGGCAACTCCTGCTTGCCAAGTGTGGGGGGCCACGTGGGGAGGGGGGACCCTGAAGGTGAGGCTCGGGGACCCAGGCAGGCTTCCCATGGCCTGCCCAAGAGGGACCTCCTGCCCAAGCCCCTCAGCTTCAGAGCCCTTTGCTGCTACTGCACCTGCTCTGGAAAGGAGGGGGGTGGgccggggcggcggggcggggcttCTCACcaggtgggggggaaggggctaTGAGGCGGGGCTCCTCACCGGGTaggtgcggggggcggggcttcTCAACAGTTAggaagggcggggcggggcggggctcctCACCATGTAGTAGCCCGGTAACAGCTTCTGCAGGAACTCGGCCTCCTTGTGCATCACCGTCTTGATGATGAACTCGTCGTCGCTGGTGACGTAGAAGAGGGAGCCGCTGGCGCCGGGGTTGGACAGCTCGATGAGTGGCTCGTTGCACAGCGAGTACTGGGGGGGCAGTGAGTGGGCAGGTGGGTCGCTGACACCCCACACACCCAGCGTCTAGCGGACAGCTCTGGAACAGGTCACTGCCCTTCCttccacagatgaagaaatacgCTCAGAGAGGGAGACTGACATGCCTGAGGGCACACAGCAAGGAACAGAACCCCGGGCTAAGCCAAAGCCTAGGTGCTGGTCTCCTAGGGCACTGTCCCGCTCCTGTTAGTAACAGACACCCAGTCGTGCTGGGGTGTGCACCCATCTGGCCAAACTTCCCTGCAGCTGGGTGAGGCCACAACAAGCAACTCTGGCCATAGAGTGGTCCGTAGAGCTTCTGAATCCCTAATCGGGTGACAAACACtggtgcccctccctccttcccatctgTTTCCCACCTGGAAAGCTGATGTGATGACTGGAACCCCAGCAGCCACGCTGGGCCACAAGACCACGTTTGGTGCAGAACCCGTGCAGGAGAAGTGCCGGTGTCTCTGGCGAGTAGCCCCGCCCCGGGCCCCCCGCACACCCTCTCTTCCCCGTCTTCTCTCCCACGGACACTGGCCCTCTACCGCACCTGCTGCCATCAGCCCCACATGCCCTCCCAACCAACAAACCGTGAATTCTGTGGCCCCAGAGTGTCCCCAGCACCCACGACAGGGCCCAGCGCACGGCAGGTGCCTGGTCTGTTAAGCAGGAGTGGAAAGTGAGGTCCTACACCCTTCCAGCTAACGAGCCAATGAACTGGTTTCCAGGATTACAGCTGCTTGGGTTGGGGGTCTGTCCCCTGCACCCCCAAAGTCCTCACTGAGCACTGCTGGTATACAGCAGGGACAGGCCACAGCGTGCTCCCCACTGGGCCACAGGGTCAATGCTGAGAGGAGAACTGCGGATAACTGGGTGTAGAGACCCCAGCCTGAACCCCGGCCCTCAGCGCCCCGGCTGGACGACGGCCCGGGGAAGCTGGGGCGCCCCACCCGCTGCCCGGCCACGGCCAAGCCCCGAACCAGCTGTGGTCCGGCAGGCCGTGGCGCTGCACACACTCCAGAGCATGGCCCAGTGTCCCAGCCCCACCAGAGTGTGACCCCGGTGCTGGGACCCTGGGGACAAGAGCACCACCTCTACTTCCCATGCCCTGGCACTGACCGGTGGGCAacctcatgggggggggggctgcgctTCAGCGGAGCAGAGCCAACGGGCCCTCAAGGGGAACGTGCGGGCAGTCCCCAACACGGTGACCAGCTCAGACACTGGACTCCCAACACGACAGGACCTGTGGATGGCCGGAGGACAGGTTGCTCCAGGGGCTGACGGGGCGGGAAGCAGCACgggggcccagcccagggctgtcAGCGGCCTGGACCTGAGTCAACGGGCCTCCGGGCTGTGCTGGCCACAGGCAGCAAGAAGGCAGCtcagggggctggaggggggggcgggcgggTCCAGTTTGCTCCCACAGCCTCGTGAACAGAGGCCCTGGCTGCCCTTGCTCTCCtgcctcaccccctcacccctgccctgccctagAAGGACAGTAGCGAGGGGCGGCCTGGGCCCCGGGAGCCCCCCAGGAACAGGGAAAGCCGAAGGCCTCAGCCAGCGGGAGAGGACGGTTGAGCGGCTTTCTACAAAAGTCTgtgggcagagaaggggctggaaCCCCGGCAGCTGCCCTCAGGGAGCGGCCTGGGGGCAGCGTTCGGGGCTCAagcctccccaggccctggctgcCGAGGAGGAAGCGGTGACACACGCAGAATTCCCAGATAGGTGACACCACTGGGACAGGGTCACCCACCGGCAGACGGCCCCAGACGTGCCCCGCCCCCCTCGGGGCCCAGGGTGGGTGCCTGAGGCCCGAGGCTGACCCTCCGCAGCCCCGGCCCCCACATGGacgccccctcctctcccctcctccccgctgcCCACCTCCCTGCTGCTGCCCTGCTGCTCTGAGGTGAAGTTAACACGGGGACAGCCCAGGGCTCTCAGAGCCACGGGGGTGCGCGCCCACGAACCTCAGGACCACCAGCGGCTGCCACAGAAGTCTCCGGAGCCGAGGTGGTGGTGCCCGTGGCCCATGGGAGCCGGCCGGGAAGAGAGGGACCGAGGGGGCGGAGCCGACAAGCCGGGGCGTGGGGGGGCAGGCTTCCCGAACAGGAAGTCTCAAACAGTGAGACTTGAAACAGACCAGCCAGGCCTTTCCCAAGTGCAGACGGACCCACCTCCCAGGTGAGGGGCCCGTGTGCACCGAGCTCTGACTTCCAGGAGTCCTGATCGGTCACTGTGAGATCAAAGGGTAGGGCCTAGGTTCTGAGTTTTCTACGTGTACTTATTtatgtagagagagacacagagacagagaaagagacagggagcacaagcaggggaggggcagagagagggagagagagaggatcccaagcaggctccgtgcactcaagtgtggagcctgacacagggctcgaacccacgatccacGAGATGACAAcgtgagccgagatcaagagtcgacacgtaaccaactgagccccccagacgctcCAAGATTATTCTAATTTGAGAGGCTAAAGCCCCACCAGAACTGGAGGGGACGCTCTGAGCTGGTCCCCGTgacccacccacctcctctctcgaATGGAGGCATGACCCTGAAGGGTCTCTAACCAACAGACTGGGCAAAGGTGACAGGCCAGTCCTGCCGCTCCCGCCCTCATCAAGAGGCCCGCAGGGAAGGAACGGAAGCCCCAGCAATGGGTGAGGACGGGGCCCCACCCTCGTGGCCGCGGACCCGGAAGCAGCGGGTCCCCCAGCCCGGTGCCCCGAGGCTCAGCCCCACCCTCCACACCAGCCCTGGGCAAAGAACCTGGCACAGCCACCCCCAGTCCTGACCCACAGAAGCCACAAGGTGACCGACAGGCGGTGCTGGGATGGGAGCCCCCCCCATGGGAGCCCCCCCCCCGGGTCAGCTTGTCACGCGGCAGCAGCGTCACTGACGCCCTTACCAAGTAATCATCCGGCCGGATGCCGAAGAGTTCCCGGAAGTAGCGGAAGGCGACTGGTGCGTAGGTCTTGAACCTGAAGTCCTGGAAGTGGTGGGCGGGGGTGAGGTTGCTGCCTTCACTGCggagcaaggagggagggggctgtgaGGGACGGCagccttccccactccccacactCCCCAGCGCTCTGGCCACCGAGCTCAAGGCCTTCTCCAGGCGGCCTGGGGCTCCCTGGAGACAGACGGCTGTGCCCGGCATCCCGCTAGGAGGAAGCCCACTGCCGGCCTCTCCCGCAGCTAGCTCTGGTCACATGACTGTGTTCAGCCAATGGGCTTTGAGTGGGGCCGAAATGTGCCATTTCCTGGTCTTgccctgcctggggaggggcaTGTGCTCCCTTCTTCCAGCTGGTGGAATGCAGATGTGATGGCAGGATCTCAGGCAGCCACCAGAAACCCCAGGCTGCAAGAGCCGCATATGAGGATGGTGGAACAGCTAGAAAATCATGGGGCCCCAACACCAGGGAGCTGCTGGCGGCCCTGGGTTGCCCAACAGTTATTTTTCATGTGAGAAAACTGAACTTTATGTCTTCGTCTCCTGTTTCTTAAAATCACTGCTGTATTGCAGCTCTCTGATTGGGCAGCGAACTAACATCACGAGTGATACAGGGTCAGACCTCAGAGCCCAGAAGACGCCAGGAGAGACCGTTGCTGTTTGCGGCAGAGAAGGGAGCCCAGAGGGCGGCAAggccgctccccgcccccacggCGACGTCTGCGTGCGGAGCGGGTGGTCCCGGGCGCAGGCCCCGCCTACCTGGGGAAGAAGATGCTCTCCACCACGTAGAAGTCCTGCATGAGCACGTCGCGTTCTGGCTTGGAGCTCAGGTTGCCTACGGTGTAGCCGATGCCCAGCTGGATGGCCCCCTTCAGGGTGGAGGATGTGGTCTGTGGGGAAACCCAGGTGCATCAAGGCCCTGCACCCccgggaagggggcaggggaggcaaaACGAGAAGCCCCTCGGAGCAGCAGCGCCTGGCACCACTTGTCACAGGCCCGCTGGCCTGTGGGCTGTGGCTCGGCTTACATGACCCCACGGTGGGAGGCGGCCTGGCTGAGACACCAGAATCACCTCATGCGGCCCCCAGACCTGTTTTCCATCAAGGTTCTGGAAGGTTCCAAATTCTCAAAACAGTCCTGATTCAGCAGGGGTCTATCTACCGTCAGAATTTCCTTTGGGGGAGAACCTACATTTACAGAGTGACATCCCTTCACTCCAATGGCCCCGGGTCCCTGCTACCCACAAGGGGCACGGTCCATGGTCACGCTGGGCGAGTGGCCCGGCTGCtccgtgcctcggtttccccagcCACAGCAGGGCTGAAGCCTGCTCacactggagg encodes:
- the PIP5K1C gene encoding phosphatidylinositol 4-phosphate 5-kinase type-1 gamma isoform X5; this translates as MAPSEAPPTTGQLGPGHGKKLGHRGVDASGETTYKKTTSSTLKGAIQLGIGYTVGNLSSKPERDVLMQDFYVVESIFFPSEGSNLTPAHHFQDFRFKTYAPVAFRYFRELFGIRPDDYLYSLCNEPLIELSNPGASGSLFYVTSDDEFIIKTVMHKEAEFLQKLLPGYYMNLNQNPRTLLPKFYGLYCVQSGGKNIRVVVMNNVLPRVVKMHLKFDLKGSTYKRRASKKEKEKSIPTYKDLDFIQDMPEGLLLDADTFSALVKTLQRDCLVLESFKIMDYSLLLGVHNIDQQERERQAEGAQSTADEKRPLGQKALYSTAMESIQGGAARGEAIESDDTMGGIPAVNGRGERLLLHIGIIDILQSYRFIKKLEHTWKALVHDGDTVSVHRPSFYAERFFKFMSNTVFRKNSSLKSSPSKKGRGALLAVKPLGPTAAFSASQIPSEREDAQYDLRGARSYPTLEDEGRPDLLPCTPPSFEEATTASIATTLSSTSLSIPERSPSETSEQPRYRRRTQSSGQDGRSQEETHVEEDLQQITVQVESACSVEIVVPKEEDAGVEASPASASAAAEAETASQASEPASQASDEEDAPATDIYF